In Gimesia chilikensis, the following proteins share a genomic window:
- a CDS encoding diguanylate cyclase, which yields MNSSLIANNQTVPQQQSVHGSYHMGSSQILRELVAFSAESDELALNTQHTDDVDQVICRKHLRKLLTALQARDAVTLGHCRRVAFLAKGIANNLGWEGIHLKRLEVAALLHDIGKIGVPDHIIFKPGKLTSDEIELMSHYHHIGLDVLQACRTDHEVLTILSQTRFHFSGATNGYQCIGSDVHQGARILAIADAYDSLATDQVYRTGKKHEEIMSILMGAAGTQFDGNIICALSRWEQTERETFHEAIQEVNRNFQPKPLTEQEIAEANLISNIFSYLFQIESLYDGFYIVNSDFQFVLFSPGLEQLTNLRSGDMLGNAWTNHSVPVTNQDGSMLASSEHTMNRVIASGKSMTTELMLKRPDGRLIQIEVQSVPMFGEDGRLVGVAEIFRDLSRSLKRPQEFNQLKMAASQDALTSVANRGELETQLAIMLNQASQNQNTAPLSIIFIDADHFKNINDTYGHAVGDEVLIELARLFQHETYSGELVGRYGGEEFVILCPETDLEHARQKAERLRLAVNNLKLENLNNNRITASFGVAQLESGDSLESLFHRADNALYQAKETGRNRVCSLTCEDQMSGAAPEVVAPAQSNAGKMVFESSFSALISSDIVVYKLGGFVNDNEARLTEVNPNRAVMRLGKAGLLPFWGKTDDRRPIEVELVFDNATRKSTSGSRNATPRVEVMIRMTPLGWIKQPEVFQKRAARVLRLLKDYFVAE from the coding sequence ATGAATAGTTCCCTGATAGCCAACAATCAAACCGTGCCACAGCAGCAGTCTGTGCATGGCAGCTATCATATGGGCTCTTCACAGATCCTGAGGGAACTGGTTGCATTCTCGGCCGAATCCGATGAACTGGCACTCAATACACAACATACGGACGATGTCGATCAGGTCATCTGCCGTAAACACCTGCGCAAACTGTTGACTGCGTTGCAGGCGCGTGATGCTGTCACACTCGGTCATTGTCGACGCGTCGCTTTCCTGGCCAAAGGAATTGCCAACAATCTGGGTTGGGAAGGTATCCACCTGAAACGCCTGGAAGTAGCCGCCCTGCTGCACGATATTGGGAAAATCGGTGTCCCCGACCACATCATTTTCAAGCCGGGTAAGCTGACATCAGATGAAATCGAACTGATGTCGCATTATCACCACATTGGTCTCGATGTGCTACAGGCCTGTCGCACCGACCATGAAGTGTTGACGATTCTCTCGCAAACCCGCTTTCACTTCAGCGGGGCGACCAATGGATATCAATGTATCGGCAGTGACGTTCATCAGGGGGCACGCATCCTGGCGATCGCTGACGCCTATGATTCACTGGCCACTGATCAGGTCTATCGGACCGGGAAGAAACACGAAGAGATCATGTCGATCCTGATGGGGGCCGCTGGTACTCAGTTCGATGGCAACATCATCTGTGCCCTGTCCCGCTGGGAACAGACCGAACGGGAAACCTTCCACGAAGCCATTCAGGAGGTTAACCGAAACTTTCAGCCGAAGCCATTGACTGAGCAGGAGATCGCGGAAGCGAATCTGATCAGTAATATTTTTTCCTACCTGTTTCAGATCGAAAGCCTCTACGATGGCTTTTATATCGTCAACTCGGATTTTCAGTTTGTGTTATTCAGCCCGGGTCTGGAACAACTGACGAACCTGCGGTCCGGCGACATGCTGGGCAACGCCTGGACCAACCACAGCGTTCCGGTGACAAATCAGGATGGATCAATGCTCGCCTCATCCGAGCACACCATGAACCGGGTCATCGCCAGTGGTAAATCAATGACCACGGAACTGATGCTGAAACGACCGGACGGCCGACTGATTCAGATTGAAGTTCAATCTGTTCCCATGTTCGGGGAAGATGGTCGCCTGGTTGGCGTAGCGGAGATCTTCCGTGATCTGTCACGGAGCCTGAAGCGCCCCCAGGAATTTAACCAGCTGAAAATGGCCGCCAGTCAGGATGCACTGACGTCTGTTGCCAACCGGGGAGAACTGGAAACTCAGCTGGCAATCATGTTGAACCAGGCCAGCCAGAACCAGAACACAGCCCCTTTAAGCATTATCTTCATCGACGCAGATCACTTTAAAAACATCAACGACACCTATGGCCACGCGGTTGGCGATGAAGTGCTCATTGAACTGGCCCGACTGTTTCAGCATGAAACCTATTCTGGAGAACTGGTGGGCCGTTACGGGGGTGAAGAGTTTGTCATTCTCTGCCCGGAAACCGACCTGGAACATGCACGGCAAAAAGCAGAACGCCTGCGACTGGCAGTGAATAACCTGAAACTGGAAAATCTCAACAACAACCGCATCACTGCCTCTTTTGGCGTTGCACAGTTGGAGTCTGGTGACTCTCTGGAAAGCCTGTTCCATCGGGCCGACAATGCCCTCTACCAGGCGAAAGAAACAGGACGTAATCGGGTCTGTTCTTTGACCTGTGAGGATCAGATGTCGGGAGCAGCTCCTGAAGTTGTTGCTCCTGCCCAATCCAATGCAGGCAAAATGGTCTTTGAGAGCTCCTTCAGCGCCCTCATCTCCTCCGATATTGTAGTTTACAAGCTCGGAGGCTTCGTCAATGACAATGAGGCACGCCTCACCGAGGTTAATCCGAATCGAGCCGTCATGCGTCTGGGCAAAGCCGGCCTACTTCCCTTCTGGGGAAAAACGGATGACCGCCGCCCGATCGAGGTGGAACTGGTCTTTGATAACGCCACCCGGAAATCTACTTCTGGCTCACGAAATGCCACACCCCGAGTGGAAGTCATGATCAGAATGACTCCCCTGGGCTGGATCAAACAGCCCGAAGTCTTCCAGAAACGGGCCGCTCGTGTCCTTCGACTGCTGAAAGATTATTTCGTCGCAGAATAA
- a CDS encoding polysaccharide biosynthesis/export family protein translates to MARHNMTTIECKGSIKMLRLYTTDLVQRGQFWCALVLLLALNGCAAIHPLKGVPAQYLPNEYKGEVRSGKETIDLSLLRQPAPKHYLLDSGDVLGVYIEGVLGQFKEVPPVHFPQTQEVAPSLGYPIPIREDGTISLPLIGTVFARGLTLTQLEETIRRKYTTEKDILREGRDRILISLQKPRSYRVLVIRQENANDLVGATVGNLNIGRSKRGTGRVINLPAYNNDVLHALAETGGLPGLDAENSIYIIRGGANEMNQSVCPPPVQTGSHSLNEPRNTQKIRQVSDSYTPLPAPTQLPSDTAFQVGQPLYSFEGNNYYSGDFPAPTMINDSTMQRPGIVKIPIRLSPGEQVNLTREDIILHDGDVVFIESRDTEIFYTGGLLGGGQYTLPRDYDLDILGAISIAQGGNNSSNGKSTGGPSALNQDVTISASNAIILRQLPNGTQLPIKVDLYQAVRDPSQRVLIQPGDYIILQYTKSEAIAAFIERHLLEGALFGLAASNLQNGGGNR, encoded by the coding sequence ATGGCACGACACAACATGACAACAATCGAATGTAAAGGTTCGATCAAAATGTTGAGACTCTACACCACTGACCTCGTACAGCGGGGACAGTTCTGGTGCGCACTGGTCTTGCTGCTGGCCTTGAATGGCTGTGCCGCCATTCATCCACTCAAAGGTGTTCCCGCACAATACCTGCCGAATGAATACAAAGGTGAAGTCCGTTCCGGTAAGGAAACCATTGACCTTTCACTGCTCCGTCAACCCGCCCCCAAACACTACCTGCTGGACTCGGGCGATGTATTGGGAGTTTATATTGAAGGCGTCCTGGGACAGTTTAAAGAAGTACCCCCCGTTCATTTTCCTCAGACACAGGAAGTAGCGCCTTCATTAGGTTACCCGATTCCCATTCGTGAAGACGGTACAATCTCACTCCCCCTGATCGGCACTGTGTTCGCCCGGGGACTTACGCTGACTCAGTTGGAAGAGACAATTCGCCGCAAATACACGACCGAGAAGGATATCCTTCGTGAAGGACGGGATCGAATCCTGATCAGCCTGCAGAAGCCTCGTTCGTATCGGGTGCTGGTCATTCGACAGGAAAATGCCAACGATCTGGTGGGAGCCACCGTCGGAAACCTGAATATTGGTCGCTCCAAGCGGGGAACCGGCCGGGTCATCAATTTACCCGCCTATAACAATGACGTCCTGCACGCTCTGGCAGAAACCGGCGGTCTGCCCGGACTGGATGCAGAAAACTCGATTTATATTATTCGAGGCGGAGCCAATGAGATGAATCAATCGGTCTGCCCCCCTCCGGTGCAGACCGGCTCCCATAGTTTGAACGAGCCGCGTAACACTCAGAAAATCCGACAGGTCTCAGACTCATATACTCCGCTGCCGGCTCCGACCCAGCTTCCGTCAGACACCGCCTTCCAGGTGGGGCAGCCCCTGTATTCGTTTGAAGGAAACAACTATTACTCAGGGGACTTCCCTGCCCCGACCATGATCAACGATTCCACCATGCAGCGGCCCGGCATCGTCAAAATCCCGATCCGACTCAGCCCGGGTGAGCAGGTCAACCTGACGCGCGAAGACATCATCCTGCACGATGGGGATGTAGTGTTTATTGAGTCGCGCGATACGGAGATCTTTTACACCGGCGGTCTGCTGGGCGGAGGACAATACACCCTGCCCCGCGATTACGACCTCGATATTCTGGGCGCCATCTCCATTGCCCAGGGAGGTAACAATTCCAGCAATGGTAAATCTACGGGAGGCCCTTCGGCGCTCAATCAGGACGTGACAATCAGTGCCAGCAACGCGATCATCCTCCGGCAACTGCCGAATGGCACCCAACTCCCCATTAAGGTCGACCTCTATCAGGCAGTCCGCGATCCGAGTCAACGTGTGCTGATTCAGCCCGGCGACTACATCATTCTGCAATACACCAAGTCGGAAGCGATCGCAGCCTTCATTGAAAGACATCTGCTGGAAGGTGCATTGTTCGGGCTGGCAGCCTCGAATCTCCAGAATGGCGGAGGCAACCGCTGA
- a CDS encoding FmdB family zinc ribbon protein — protein MPTYVYEVVNPDGSAGERFEVIQRMSEPTLTQHPETGEPVRRVITAANISGKWSDAEAKRTLNDDKRLGELGFTKYVKSSSGKYEKRAGDGPDLISAD, from the coding sequence ATGCCTACTTATGTGTATGAAGTCGTCAACCCTGACGGGTCGGCTGGTGAACGATTTGAAGTCATTCAGAGGATGAGTGAACCAACTTTAACGCAGCATCCGGAGACCGGAGAGCCGGTTCGACGCGTCATTACTGCCGCGAATATTTCCGGAAAATGGTCAGACGCCGAGGCAAAGCGTACTCTAAACGATGACAAACGTCTGGGAGAGCTGGGATTCACTAAATATGTGAAATCCTCCAGTGGAAAGTACGAGAAGCGGGCCGGCGATGGACCGGACCTGATTTCTGCCGATTAG
- the hpf gene encoding ribosome hibernation-promoting factor, HPF/YfiA family, producing MQVAITCRHGSVSDGLREYITEKSEKLLTYFERVTAIQITIDQGENQNRVEILVDAEHKHNFVSHAEGDEVKPNFHAALSKMEQQIKKYKQKIQDHRRDLPMNEIAENGMAEAEAESEEETESE from the coding sequence GTGCAAGTTGCGATTACTTGTCGTCATGGCAGCGTCTCAGATGGTCTGCGTGAATATATTACCGAAAAATCTGAGAAGTTACTGACTTACTTTGAGCGGGTAACTGCAATCCAGATCACAATCGACCAGGGCGAAAATCAGAACCGGGTCGAAATTCTCGTCGATGCAGAACATAAACACAATTTTGTTTCACATGCAGAAGGCGACGAAGTTAAACCCAACTTCCACGCTGCTTTGAGCAAGATGGAACAACAGATCAAAAAATACAAACAGAAGATTCAGGATCACCGCCGCGATCTCCCCATGAATGAAATCGCTGAGAACGGAATGGCAGAGGCGGAAGCCGAGTCCGAAGAAGAAACCGAATCTGAATAA
- a CDS encoding PTS sugar transporter subunit IIA: MKLTDFVVSEAIIPELNVTTKEEAIRTMVASLKNAGSISADDEEGIVSAILKREELGSTGIGNGVAVPHTKHSSVENLTAAVALSSDGVDFASLDGEDVYILFLLISPLDRPGDHLRGLENISRHLRNQNFCKFLRQSKNIEDIVELLNEADSNQLD; this comes from the coding sequence ATGAAGTTAACAGACTTCGTGGTTTCGGAAGCGATCATTCCGGAATTGAATGTGACCACCAAAGAAGAAGCAATCCGCACCATGGTCGCCAGCCTGAAAAATGCAGGTAGCATTTCGGCTGATGACGAAGAAGGTATCGTATCGGCAATTCTCAAACGGGAAGAACTGGGATCTACCGGAATTGGTAACGGCGTTGCAGTTCCCCACACCAAACATTCTTCTGTCGAAAACCTGACAGCAGCTGTCGCCCTCTCTTCAGACGGGGTCGATTTTGCCAGCCTGGACGGCGAAGATGTTTATATTCTGTTTTTGCTGATCTCCCCCCTGGATCGTCCAGGAGATCACTTACGCGGTCTGGAGAATATTTCTCGCCACCTGCGGAATCAGAACTTCTGTAAGTTTCTCCGCCAGTCCAAGAACATCGAAGACATTGTTGAACTGCTCAATGAAGCGGACAGTAATCAACTGGACTAA
- a CDS encoding HPr family phosphocarrier protein — MQESVCRQIVTVKMKQGLHLRPISEIVRMTRDYTCDFKISNGDRSANAREVYDLLELQALPETELVLEAVGDDATKLMEEIVQFFESGYKKFEEVSDLSD; from the coding sequence ATGCAAGAATCTGTTTGCCGTCAGATTGTCACCGTCAAAATGAAACAGGGTCTGCATTTGCGCCCGATTTCTGAAATTGTCAGAATGACCCGTGACTATACTTGCGACTTTAAAATTTCCAATGGAGATCGGTCGGCCAATGCCCGGGAAGTCTATGACCTGCTGGAACTGCAGGCGCTCCCGGAAACCGAACTGGTTCTGGAAGCAGTCGGCGACGACGCCACGAAACTCATGGAAGAAATCGTTCAGTTTTTTGAATCAGGATACAAAAAATTTGAAGAAGTCTCTGATCTGTCTGACTAG
- the ptsP gene encoding phosphoenolpyruvate--protein phosphotransferase produces MLVKRGIAVSPGVNFGPALILGAEDFRIPRQFVSVNVIETEIARLRSALDAVCEEIAVNERLASDKLGEQYGAIFAAHLQMVSSPRLREEIETLIRDKCYSPEHASSRVFRRYTKLVQHLGDNYLAERASDIIDLEKRLLKQLLGEKREELSNLTTPIVVLANNLTPSETAGLAKEYVLGFATEVGGRTSHTSILAGALEIPAVVGLGEFLSDVSGGDMVIVDGNNGEIIIDPDEETLARYKDTGERQRSMAARLASRRKIRSETKDGTRIHVMGNIEFPNEVEHCAERGADGIGLYRTEFLYLQSNTEPTEEIHYDAYCRVVQAAQNRPIVIRTLDLGADKIPRGYRHLAKEGMNPALGLRSVRLSLRDLPLFKTQLRAIFRAAVHGDVRIMFPLISTLLEWRQAKMIVGDVLEDLEERGVDFNPNIPIGMMVEVPAAALLAEEFAEEVDFFSIGTNDLIQYTLAVDRSDPAVSSLYNSADPSILRLIKMVVEAARKKNIPVTVCGQMSSDLKSIPLLAGLGIRQISATPLAIPEVKEVIRHLTIARAEEIAAHAMTIDVARDVESYLRGELYKICPDLFDEELPL; encoded by the coding sequence ATGCTTGTAAAACGTGGAATTGCAGTTTCTCCGGGAGTAAATTTCGGTCCCGCCCTGATTCTGGGTGCGGAGGACTTTCGCATACCGCGGCAATTCGTCAGCGTCAATGTGATCGAAACCGAAATCGCTCGCCTGCGCTCTGCGCTCGATGCGGTCTGTGAAGAGATCGCCGTAAATGAAAGACTTGCCTCCGATAAACTGGGGGAACAGTACGGTGCCATTTTCGCCGCACACCTGCAGATGGTCAGTTCTCCCCGACTGCGTGAAGAGATCGAGACTCTGATCCGGGATAAATGCTATTCACCCGAGCACGCTTCCAGTCGCGTCTTCAGACGTTACACCAAGCTGGTACAGCACCTGGGTGACAATTACCTGGCGGAACGCGCCAGCGATATCATCGATCTGGAAAAGCGGCTGCTGAAACAGCTGCTCGGCGAAAAACGCGAAGAATTATCCAACCTGACAACGCCCATCGTCGTCCTCGCCAATAACCTGACCCCCAGCGAAACTGCGGGGCTGGCCAAGGAATATGTGCTCGGCTTTGCTACCGAAGTCGGAGGTCGCACCAGCCATACCTCGATTCTGGCAGGAGCCCTGGAAATTCCAGCCGTCGTCGGTCTGGGAGAATTTCTCTCCGATGTCTCAGGCGGTGACATGGTCATTGTTGACGGCAACAACGGCGAAATCATCATTGACCCCGATGAAGAGACGCTGGCCCGATACAAGGATACCGGCGAACGTCAGCGATCGATGGCAGCCCGACTGGCATCGCGGCGTAAAATTCGCTCGGAAACCAAAGATGGGACCCGGATTCACGTCATGGGGAACATTGAATTCCCTAATGAGGTTGAACACTGTGCCGAACGCGGTGCAGACGGGATCGGCCTCTACCGAACCGAATTCCTTTACTTGCAGTCCAATACCGAGCCTACCGAAGAAATTCACTACGACGCCTACTGTCGCGTCGTCCAGGCTGCTCAGAACCGCCCGATTGTGATCCGAACCCTCGACCTGGGTGCAGACAAGATTCCTCGTGGCTATCGCCACCTGGCCAAAGAGGGTATGAACCCGGCTCTGGGGCTCCGCAGTGTCCGTCTCAGTCTACGGGACCTGCCACTCTTCAAAACCCAGCTCCGGGCGATCTTCCGGGCAGCCGTACACGGGGACGTCCGCATCATGTTTCCCCTCATCTCGACTCTGCTCGAATGGCGGCAGGCCAAGATGATTGTCGGCGACGTTCTGGAAGATCTCGAAGAACGGGGTGTGGATTTCAATCCCAATATTCCGATAGGAATGATGGTAGAAGTCCCGGCAGCTGCCCTGCTGGCAGAAGAATTTGCCGAAGAAGTTGACTTTTTCTCCATTGGGACAAACGACTTAATTCAGTATACTCTGGCAGTGGATCGGTCTGATCCCGCCGTTTCGTCGCTCTACAACTCTGCTGATCCTTCGATTTTAAGGCTCATCAAAATGGTGGTAGAAGCGGCCCGTAAAAAAAACATACCGGTTACCGTCTGTGGGCAGATGAGCTCCGACCTGAAATCGATCCCGCTGCTGGCAGGCTTGGGGATTCGACAGATCAGTGCCACACCACTGGCGATTCCGGAAGTAAAAGAAGTAATCAGACATCTGACAATCGCCCGGGCCGAGGAAATCGCAGCACATGCAATGACCATCGACGTGGCCCGCGACGTTGAAAGTTATTTAAGAGGAGAATTGTACAAAATCTGTCCTGACCTGTTTGATGAAGAGCTTCCTTTGTAA